One genomic region from Clostridium saccharobutylicum DSM 13864 encodes:
- a CDS encoding cobyric acid synthase: MNKKSIMFLGTASSVGKSTLATALCRFLRNKGLNVAPFKALNISLNSYVTKEGLEMGRAQVVQAEACNLEPNALMNPILLKPSGGHTQVIVNGKVYCNIEPYKYKELNEKLKYYVKESYNKLSENHDIIVLEGSGSCAEINLRNSDIANMAMAEMADAPVILVSDIDRGGVFASIVGTLQLLTEDERARVKGVIINKFRGNKDLFKSGVKQLEEIIKLPVLGVMPYEKFDIEDEDSVTERIKNEEQEGTLDIVVIRLSHMSNFTDFSMLERISGVTVRYVKDPKELKNPNLIIIPGTKNTIEDLRVLKENKLFYKIKEAKENGIPIFGICGGYQMLGTFVLDKLGVEGEISQEEGFGFLDIKTRFNENKITKQTKAEVLCNLTHVNRIEGSILCGYEIHNGISKIGKKAIPFIKDSEGSIIGVCDSNKIVAGTYLHGIFDSEEFINSFVKSLKEKNNIMVSEEDIIVKVNEYKDNEYDRLAKVFEENIQIDVLRNMIDI, from the coding sequence ATGAATAAGAAAAGTATCATGTTTTTAGGTACAGCATCTTCTGTTGGAAAAAGTACTTTGGCAACAGCGCTATGCAGATTCTTAAGAAATAAGGGCTTAAATGTAGCTCCTTTTAAAGCTTTGAATATTTCATTAAATTCATATGTTACAAAAGAAGGTTTGGAAATGGGAAGAGCGCAGGTAGTTCAGGCAGAAGCTTGTAATCTTGAACCAAATGCACTTATGAATCCTATTTTATTAAAGCCAAGTGGTGGCCATACACAAGTAATTGTTAATGGAAAGGTTTATTGTAATATTGAACCTTATAAGTATAAAGAATTAAATGAAAAGTTAAAGTATTATGTTAAAGAATCTTATAATAAATTAAGTGAGAATCATGATATTATTGTTCTAGAGGGTTCTGGAAGTTGTGCAGAAATCAATTTAAGGAATAGTGACATAGCTAATATGGCTATGGCTGAGATGGCAGATGCTCCTGTGATTTTAGTTTCAGATATTGATAGAGGAGGCGTGTTCGCATCCATTGTTGGAACACTGCAATTATTAACAGAAGATGAAAGAGCTAGAGTAAAAGGTGTAATAATAAATAAATTTAGAGGAAATAAGGATTTATTTAAATCTGGAGTGAAACAATTAGAAGAAATTATAAAACTTCCTGTTCTTGGAGTTATGCCATATGAAAAATTTGATATTGAAGATGAGGATAGTGTAACTGAGAGAATTAAAAATGAAGAACAAGAAGGAACTTTAGATATTGTAGTTATCAGACTTTCACATATGTCAAATTTTACTGATTTTTCTATGCTAGAAAGAATAAGTGGAGTTACAGTTAGATATGTAAAAGATCCTAAAGAATTAAAAAATCCTAATTTAATAATAATTCCTGGTACTAAAAATACAATAGAGGATTTAAGGGTTTTAAAGGAGAATAAATTATTTTATAAGATAAAAGAAGCAAAAGAAAATGGAATACCTATATTTGGAATATGTGGAGGATATCAAATGCTCGGAACTTTTGTCCTTGATAAGTTAGGGGTAGAAGGGGAAATTTCACAAGAAGAAGGTTTTGGATTCTTAGATATAAAAACAAGATTTAATGAAAATAAAATTACTAAGCAAACAAAAGCAGAAGTATTATGTAATTTGACGCATGTAAATAGGATAGAAGGAAGCATACTCTGCGGTTATGAGATTCATAATGGTATAAGTAAAATAGGTAAAAAAGCAATTCCTTTTATTAAAGATTCAGAAGGCTCAATCATAGGTGTATGTGATAGCAATAAAATTGTGGCAGGGACATACTTACATGGTATCTTTGATTCAGAAGAATTTATAAATTCATTTGTAAAATCTCTTAAGGAAAAAAATAATATTATGGTGTCAGAAGAAGATATCATAGTAAAAGTAAATGAGTATAAAGATAATGAGTATGACAGGTTAGCAAAAGTTTTTGAAGAAAATATACAAATTGATGTATTAAGAAATATGATTGATATTTAA
- a CDS encoding diphthine--ammonia ligase: MKKQKIVVSFSGGKDSTLSLYRMLKQNYEIIGLVSTFDNDGDSCFHKIPKRVIGAISKSLNISLIEVNCTKGNIYEEEFEKALTFAKDKGAEICVFGDIDIEHHKKWGLDRCAKAGLEGVFPLWQQDRESLTNEFLDYGFKAIIKKVNLKELNEEFIGRELTKDVVNKIKENGADPSGENGEYHTLVFDGPIFKEKVEFEVLGKEIIGQYGYLTISNESC, translated from the coding sequence ATGAAAAAGCAAAAAATTGTAGTTTCTTTTAGCGGAGGAAAAGATAGCACTTTATCACTTTATAGAATGTTAAAACAAAATTATGAAATTATTGGATTAGTAAGTACATTTGATAATGATGGAGATTCTTGTTTTCATAAAATACCCAAAAGAGTTATAGGAGCAATTTCTAAATCATTAAATATTTCATTGATTGAGGTGAATTGTACAAAGGGAAATATATATGAAGAAGAATTTGAAAAAGCATTAACATTTGCAAAGGATAAAGGGGCTGAAATTTGCGTATTTGGTGACATTGATATTGAACATCATAAGAAGTGGGGATTAGATAGATGCGCTAAAGCAGGTCTTGAAGGAGTATTTCCTCTGTGGCAACAAGATAGAGAAAGTTTAACTAATGAATTTTTAGATTATGGTTTTAAAGCCATAATTAAAAAAGTTAATTTAAAAGAACTAAATGAAGAATTTATTGGAAGAGAATTAACTAAAGATGTTGTTAACAAAATAAAAGAAAATGGTGCAGATCCAAGTGGTGAAAATGGAGAATATCATACACTTGTATTTGATGGCCCAATATTCAAAGAAAAAGTAGAATTTGAAGTATTAGGCAAAGAAATAATAGGACAATACGGATATTTAACAATCAGCAATGAATCATGTTAG
- the cobD gene encoding threonine-phosphate decarboxylase CobD: protein MASFGHGGNIKEISRQNGIDYNNIIDFSANINPLGMPVSVKSAIIEGLQQIEKYPDITYFELKNAIADFENINKDNIILGNGAAEVLFNIVRGINPKNSLILAPTFSEYEEAITSVSGSITSYVLKEEKNFEIQEDILNYINEDLNLICICNPNNPTGVVTSKEILEKILIKSKSNDVMLLIDESFLDFIEEDLSMMEYVKDYKNLIIIKSLTKFFALPGIRIGYGICSDETFLEKINKIIPAWNINIFAEIATKESLKDENYIKTTLEFIRNEKQYVYNELKKIKQIKVYKPSANFILLRTKDKVDLKQNLLQNNILIRSCSNYEGLNENYYRIAIRSRDENAKLIKYIKKNLQK, encoded by the coding sequence ATGGCAAGTTTCGGACATGGTGGAAATATTAAAGAGATAAGCAGGCAAAATGGAATTGATTATAATAATATAATTGATTTTTCTGCTAATATAAATCCATTAGGTATGCCAGTTAGTGTAAAATCAGCAATTATAGAAGGTTTGCAGCAAATAGAAAAGTATCCAGATATAACTTATTTTGAACTTAAAAATGCAATAGCAGATTTCGAGAATATAAATAAAGATAATATAATATTAGGAAATGGAGCAGCAGAAGTTCTATTTAATATAGTTAGAGGAATTAATCCAAAGAATTCATTGATTTTGGCACCTACTTTTTCAGAATATGAAGAAGCAATAACGTCTGTATCTGGAAGTATAACTTCATATGTTCTTAAAGAAGAGAAAAACTTTGAGATACAAGAAGATATTTTAAATTACATAAATGAAGACTTAAATTTAATATGCATATGCAATCCTAATAATCCAACAGGGGTGGTTACATCTAAAGAAATATTAGAAAAGATTTTAATTAAATCAAAATCAAATGATGTAATGTTACTTATAGATGAATCATTTTTAGATTTCATAGAAGAAGATTTATCAATGATGGAGTATGTAAAAGATTATAAAAATTTAATTATAATAAAATCATTGACTAAGTTTTTTGCATTGCCAGGTATAAGAATTGGATATGGAATATGTAGTGATGAAACATTTCTGGAAAAGATTAATAAAATAATACCAGCTTGGAATATAAATATTTTTGCAGAAATAGCTACAAAAGAATCTCTTAAAGACGAAAATTATATAAAAACAACGCTAGAATTTATTAGAAATGAAAAGCAATATGTATATAATGAATTAAAGAAAATAAAGCAAATCAAAGTTTATAAACCAAGTGCAAATTTTATTCTATTAAGAACAAAAGATAAAGTGGATTTGAAACAAAATCTTTTGCAAAATAATATATTAATTAGAAGTTGCAGTAATTATGAAGGCTTAAATGAAAATTATTATCGAATAGCAATAAGAAGTCGTGATGAAAATGCCAAATTAATAAAATATATTAAGAAGAATTTACAAAAATAA
- the cbiB gene encoding adenosylcobinamide-phosphate synthase CbiB yields the protein MELTIGFILDLIIGDPNNPYHPIRGIGLIANRLEKFFRIVLKNSLRFAGLIVWILTVGITFSITLGIVYTAKKLNAQLGMIVEGILIYFCISSKGLVVEGYKVIRFLVKNDIENARKQLSYIVGRDTTSLDKEGIIRAVIETIAENMADGVIAPLFYAGIFGAPLSFAYKAVNTQDSMFGYKNDKYMEFGYFPAKLDDVFNYIPARITGILIIISSFILRYDYGNSFKIYKRDRYNHTSPNSAHPEAAMAGALDLQLGGDNYYFGKLVKKPTIGEKIKEIEIEDVDRTAKVLYLSSFLGYLLALAMRFIIIRYI from the coding sequence ATGGAATTAACAATAGGATTTATTTTAGATTTAATAATAGGAGATCCCAATAATCCATATCACCCTATAAGGGGAATAGGATTGATTGCAAATAGATTAGAAAAGTTTTTTAGAATAGTTTTAAAGAATTCGCTAAGGTTTGCTGGATTAATAGTATGGATACTTACAGTTGGAATAACGTTTTCAATAACGCTTGGAATTGTATATACAGCTAAAAAGTTAAACGCGCAACTTGGAATGATAGTAGAAGGTATTTTAATATATTTTTGTATATCATCCAAAGGACTAGTTGTAGAAGGATATAAAGTAATACGATTTTTAGTGAAAAATGATATTGAAAATGCAAGAAAGCAATTATCATATATTGTAGGACGCGATACTACAAGTTTAGATAAAGAAGGAATAATAAGAGCAGTTATTGAAACAATAGCAGAAAATATGGCAGATGGAGTTATAGCACCATTATTTTATGCAGGAATATTTGGAGCACCATTATCATTTGCTTATAAGGCGGTTAATACTCAAGATTCTATGTTTGGTTATAAAAATGATAAATATATGGAATTTGGATATTTTCCAGCAAAGTTAGATGATGTATTTAATTATATTCCAGCAAGAATAACAGGAATATTGATAATTATTTCATCTTTTATTTTAAGATATGATTATGGTAATAGCTTTAAAATTTATAAACGAGATAGATATAATCACACAAGTCCAAATAGTGCTCATCCAGAAGCAGCAATGGCAGGAGCATTAGATTTGCAGCTTGGAGGCGATAACTATTATTTTGGGAAGCTTGTAAAAAAGCCAACAATTGGAGAAAAGATTAAAGAAATTGAAATTGAAGACGTAGATAGGACAGCTAAAGTACTTTATTTATCTTCATTTTTGGGATATTTATTAGCATTAGCTATGAGATTTATAATAATTAGATATATTTAA
- a CDS encoding histidine phosphatase family protein, giving the protein MKEIKLYLIRHGKTYCNEQRLYYGKSDVNLCESGVKELIEKKNNIIYPECEFYFTSGAKRANETLEIIYPGVKYKILEKLFEYDFGEFELKSYEDLKDKKEYIDWINDDEGHIKCPNGESKFEFKKRVIEGFNELIKYLKKEHIATALGVTHGGSIGIILETMYDNSLKFYEWQPKNGEGYELIIQIKDDGEFNIERIQQFGVEINKN; this is encoded by the coding sequence ATGAAGGAAATTAAGCTATATTTAATTAGGCATGGAAAAACATACTGTAATGAACAAAGATTATATTACGGTAAAAGTGATGTTAATTTATGTGAATCAGGAGTAAAGGAATTAATTGAGAAAAAAAATAATATTATATATCCAGAATGTGAATTTTATTTTACAAGTGGAGCGAAGAGAGCAAATGAAACATTAGAAATTATATATCCTGGAGTGAAATATAAGATTTTGGAGAAGTTGTTTGAATATGATTTTGGAGAGTTTGAATTGAAATCATATGAAGATCTTAAGGATAAAAAAGAGTATATTGACTGGATAAATGATGATGAAGGCCACATTAAGTGTCCTAATGGGGAAAGTAAATTTGAGTTTAAAAAAAGAGTTATAGAAGGTTTTAATGAACTTATAAAATACTTGAAAAAAGAACATATAGCAACTGCATTGGGGGTAACACATGGTGGAAGTATTGGCATAATATTAGAAACAATGTATGATAATAGTCTTAAGTTTTATGAATGGCAACCTAAAAATGGAGAAGGATATGAACTTATTATACAAATAAAAGATGATGGTGAATTTAATATAGAAAGGATACAGCAATTCGGAGTGGAGATAAATAAAAACTAG
- a CDS encoding bifunctional adenosylcobinamide kinase/adenosylcobinamide-phosphate guanylyltransferase yields the protein MILIFGGAYNGKLEFVKKKYELLQDEIFFCNDENLRYDKKVICGLHLFTRNCILKDINPLEILQNNIERLKDKIIICDEIGSGIVPMEKLDRQWREDTGKVLQFLSKHSYSVSRIFFGLEESLKN from the coding sequence GTGATTTTAATATTTGGTGGAGCATATAATGGAAAGCTAGAGTTTGTAAAAAAAAAGTATGAATTATTACAAGATGAAATATTTTTTTGTAATGATGAAAACTTAAGATATGATAAAAAAGTTATATGTGGTTTACATTTGTTTACAAGGAACTGCATTTTAAAAGACATAAATCCATTAGAAATATTACAAAATAACATTGAACGTTTGAAAGATAAAATAATTATTTGTGATGAAATAGGATCTGGAATAGTTCCAATGGAAAAATTAGATAGACAATGGAGAGAAGATACTGGTAAGGTATTGCAATTTCTAAGTAAACATTCATATAGTGTTTCTAGAATATTTTTTGGTCTTGAGGAGAGTTTGAAAAATTAA
- a CDS encoding adenosylcobinamide-GDP ribazoletransferase — protein MKKLYKGFIMALSMFTILPTPYIEWDDDGVKNMMKFYPIIGLIVGGIWSLVYYLMNLLNCSIILNTVITMIIPFIITGMIHLDGFMDVCDAILSRRDKEEKLRILKDSTTGAFAVVSLVMLFFLQFGSVYSVIEKRIPSYVLILIPIASRSIVSYFLLSISTIKESSLGTYFKKGTGSLDKLLMILALIITMLISIILLKYKGILMIVFIFIAVSLSVLKCIKEFGGISGDVAGFALVMGEVVGILALGIF, from the coding sequence ATGAAAAAACTATATAAAGGATTTATTATGGCATTAAGTATGTTCACTATACTTCCAACACCATATATAGAATGGGATGACGATGGCGTTAAGAATATGATGAAATTTTATCCTATTATTGGACTTATAGTTGGAGGTATATGGAGTTTAGTTTATTACTTAATGAATCTTTTAAATTGCTCTATTATTTTAAATACAGTAATAACAATGATAATTCCATTTATAATAACGGGAATGATACATTTAGATGGGTTTATGGATGTATGTGACGCAATTCTTTCTAGACGTGATAAAGAGGAAAAGCTTAGAATATTAAAGGATTCTACAACAGGGGCATTTGCAGTGGTTTCTTTAGTTATGTTATTCTTTTTACAATTTGGAAGTGTATATTCTGTTATCGAGAAGAGAATTCCTTCGTATGTGCTGATTCTAATTCCAATAGCAAGTAGAAGTATTGTTTCATATTTTCTTTTGAGTATATCAACAATAAAGGAAAGTTCATTAGGAACATATTTTAAAAAAGGTACTGGCAGTTTAGATAAGCTGCTTATGATATTAGCATTAATAATAACAATGTTAATTTCAATTATATTGCTTAAGTATAAAGGAATTTTAATGATTGTATTCATATTTATAGCGGTTAGTTTATCAGTATTAAAATGTATTAAGGAGTTTGGTGGTATATCTGGTGATGTAGCAGGATTTGCGTTAGTTATGGGGGAAGTTGTGGGTATTTTGGCACTAGGTATTTTTTAA
- a CDS encoding bifunctional adenosylcobinamide kinase/adenosylcobinamide-phosphate guanylyltransferase, translating into MNYLIIGGSKSGKSKIGEEISLKLNRDKVIYIATMNPYDKEDEKRIELHIKSRENLNFVTIEKNKNLHEIVRLLNKYDTVLLDSITSLLANEMFVENEIIKNSSTKILKGISEIINKVRNTVIVSDYIFNDSIIYDEVTEKYKKELATINRKAASLCDHVIECSFGNIKYYK; encoded by the coding sequence ATGAATTATTTGATAATTGGTGGGTCAAAAAGTGGTAAATCAAAGATTGGTGAAGAAATATCATTAAAATTGAATAGAGATAAAGTTATTTACATTGCAACTATGAATCCATATGATAAGGAAGATGAAAAAAGAATAGAATTACATATTAAGAGTAGAGAAAATTTAAATTTTGTAACAATAGAAAAGAATAAGAATTTACATGAAATTGTTAGATTACTTAATAAATATGATACTGTATTATTAGACAGTATAACATCTCTGTTAGCAAATGAAATGTTTGTAGAAAATGAAATAATAAAAAATTCATCAACTAAAATATTAAAAGGAATTAGTGAGATTATTAATAAGGTGAGAAATACTGTTATTGTATCTGATTATATATTTAATGATTCTATAATATATGATGAAGTGACAGAAAAATATAAAAAGGAATTAGCTACTATCAATAGGAAGGCAGCAAGTTTGTGCGATCATGTTATAGAGTGCAGCTTTGGAAATATTAAATATTATAAATAG
- a CDS encoding winged helix-turn-helix transcriptional regulator codes for MPKNEEQEVINERNCVMIYSMEILGGKWRVPIIWKLYQNKAMRYNELKRNLVGITNIMLTRSLKSLEENGLVSRVEFNQIPPRVEYSLTDNCLQLVPALETIFNWGKERMTKEN; via the coding sequence ATGCCAAAGAATGAAGAACAAGAAGTTATTAATGAGAGAAACTGCGTGATGATATATTCCATGGAAATTCTAGGTGGAAAATGGAGAGTGCCAATAATATGGAAATTATATCAAAATAAAGCTATGCGTTATAATGAGCTTAAAAGAAATCTAGTAGGGATTACGAATATTATGCTTACAAGGTCACTGAAAAGTTTGGAAGAAAATGGGCTTGTGAGCAGAGTGGAGTTTAACCAGATTCCACCACGAGTAGAGTACTCATTAACGGATAACTGCTTACAACTAGTGCCAGCATTAGAAACTATTTTTAATTGGGGAAAAGAGAGGATGACAAAAGAAAATTAG
- a CDS encoding lactate utilization protein — translation MKQSPQQERNQKLGQSLVKELNSRHFSACYCPNKEDALQQALALIPDGDSITWGGSDTIRAIGLTQKVKEGNYIVYDRDTVPFESRSDYEKEHYFSDTYLTSVNAVSEDGQLCLIDGTGNRAASLIFGPKNIIVIVGINKVVKTAEDAMKRVRNVAAPINCQRFGNAKTPCRITGECADCKSPDSICRSMVTLRLCNPKDKIKVIIVGENLGY, via the coding sequence ATGAAGCAATCACCACAACAGGAAAGAAATCAAAAATTAGGACAAAGTTTGGTAAAGGAATTGAATAGTCGTCATTTTTCTGCATGCTATTGTCCAAATAAAGAAGATGCACTGCAACAGGCATTAGCATTGATACCTGATGGTGACAGTATTACTTGGGGCGGTTCTGATACTATTCGTGCAATTGGCTTAACTCAAAAGGTGAAAGAAGGAAATTACATAGTCTATGATAGAGATACAGTTCCATTTGAAAGTCGATCTGATTATGAAAAAGAACATTATTTTTCGGACACATATTTAACAAGTGTAAATGCAGTAAGTGAGGATGGTCAGCTCTGCCTAATTGATGGAACAGGAAATCGAGCAGCTTCACTTATTTTTGGGCCTAAAAATATTATTGTAATTGTTGGAATAAATAAAGTGGTTAAAACAGCTGAAGATGCAATGAAGCGCGTCAGAAATGTTGCTGCTCCAATAAACTGCCAACGCTTTGGTAATGCAAAAACACCATGTAGAATAACTGGAGAATGTGCAGACTGTAAATCACCAGATTCTATATGTAGATCTATGGTTACATTAAGGCTTTGTAATCCAAAAGATAAAATCAAAGTAATTATTGTAGGAGAAAATTTAGGCTATTAA
- a CDS encoding AzlD domain-containing protein, translating into MIFKLGGLIPFILFPANKETPKYIVYLGSVLSYAIIHIWKINTLLSICGGTIFYMLLVQFIFI; encoded by the coding sequence ATGATTTTTAAATTAGGAGGATTAATTCCATTTATATTATTTCCAGCTAATAAGGAAACTCCTAAATACATAGTATACTTAGGTAGCGTACTGTCATATGCAATTATTCATATATGGAAGATAAATACACTACTTAGCATTTGTGGGGGTACAATATTTTATATGTTACTTGTTCAGTTTATATTTATTTGA
- a CDS encoding cob(I)yrinic acid a,c-diamide adenosyltransferase, which yields MELGLIHIYCGDGKGKTTAAMGLALRAVGHNKKVLLTQFLKDNETGELNSIKKLGDNFEVFKGIPVKKFFKFMSPEEQMVTRKEHEERFREVIKKAKDKNVDLLILDEIMAAINLKLVPLDEVMEFLKNKPKGLEVVLTGRNPDKKLIDIANYVSEIKAVKHPYEQGITSRIGIEK from the coding sequence TCATATTTATTGTGGTGATGGTAAAGGAAAAACAACTGCAGCTATGGGGCTTGCCTTGAGAGCTGTAGGTCATAACAAAAAGGTGTTATTAACTCAATTTCTAAAAGACAATGAAACTGGTGAATTAAATTCCATTAAAAAACTTGGAGACAACTTTGAAGTTTTTAAAGGAATTCCAGTAAAGAAGTTTTTTAAATTTATGAGTCCAGAAGAACAAATGGTAACTAGAAAAGAGCATGAAGAAAGATTTAGAGAAGTAATCAAAAAAGCTAAAGATAAAAATGTTGATTTGCTTATATTGGATGAAATAATGGCAGCAATTAATTTGAAATTAGTGCCTTTAGATGAAGTGATGGAATTTCTTAAAAATAAACCAAAGGGATTAGAAGTTGTTTTGACAGGTAGAAATCCAGATAAGAAATTAATTGATATTGCAAATTATGTGTCAGAAATAAAAGCAGTGAAGCACCCATATGAACAAGGAATAACTTCAAGAATAGGAATAGAAAAATAA